From one Triticum aestivum cultivar Chinese Spring chromosome 4B, IWGSC CS RefSeq v2.1, whole genome shotgun sequence genomic stretch:
- the LOC123092230 gene encoding hydroxyacylglutathione hydrolase cytoplasmic, with protein MKIIPVACLEDNYAYLIVDESTKAAAAVDPVEPEKVLAAASEVGAYIDCVLTTHHHWDHAGGNEKMRLLVPGIKVYGGSMDNVKGCTDQVENGTKLSIGKEIEILCLHTPCHTKGHISYYVTSKEEEDPAVFTGDTLFIAGCGRFFEGTAEQMYQSLCVTLGSLPKSTRVYCGHEYTVKSLQFMLTVEPENGKMKQKLEWAQKQREANQPTVPSTIGDEFEINTFMRVDLPEIQAKFGAKSAVEALRTVRNIKDTWKG; from the exons ATGAAGATCATTCCGGTGGCTTGCTTGGAGGATAACTATGCCTACCT GATCGTtgacgagagcaccaaggcggcggcggccgtcGACCCGGTGGAGCCGGAGAAGGTGCTGGCGGCGGCCAGCGAGGTCGGCGCCTACATCGACTGCGTCCTCACCACCCACCACCACTG GGATCATGCTGGTGGCAATGAGAAGATGAGGCTGCTGGTGCCAGGGATTAAGGTCTATGGGGGATCCATGGACAATGTTAAAGGCTGCACTGATCAGGTGGAAAACGGAACTAAGTTATCCATTGGGAAGGAAATTGAGATACTGTGCCTACATACGCCATG TCATACAAAAGGTCATATTAGCTACTACGTTACTAGCAAAGAGGAGGAAGACCCAGCAGTATTTACTGGAGACACCTTG TTCATTGCTGGTTGTGGGAGGTTTTTCGAGGGTACGGCAGAGCAAATGTACCAGTCCCTTTGTGTTACACTGGGCTCGCTGCCTAAGTCAACTCGTGTTTACTGTGGCCATGAG TACACTGTAAAGAGCCTACAATTCATGCTGACAGTCGAGCCAGAGAACGGAAAAATGAAGCAGAAACTGGAATGGGCTCAAAAGCAGCGTGAAGCAAATCAACCGACGGTTCCCTCAACTATAGGAGATGAGTTTGAGATAAACACCTTCATGCGTGTTGATCTGCCTGAAATACAG GCAAAATTTGGTGCCAAGTCGGCAGTTGAAGCGCTGAGGACGGTCAGGAACATCAAGGATACCTGGAAAGGTTGA
- the LOC123092229 gene encoding bromodomain-containing protein 7 gives MRCICCVRSRAQLHQQPDLRPLGAGGAARTFLIRSGNPLALPPPIPARHRCFLHLLSPPPPLEHTVPPTNSARQPFAARRPQGVWQNACKEEETKKKKKMSGKGKRRSARLLKLEEQKNDDKDGGCILDPWHIIRNSFSCAAQGKRKRNDEIQGEASCGQEIDAAYTDNMSGKGATSEQIIDYILNMLELRDRLELFAMPDDIQVGDCAERVERPGDFATLRQKNTDGTYKTLEQFEKDVYIVFQKAMSINSQDTIPYKEAVALLDQARQVFQSLKKNRMYSESDLLAWRHKQLDAGPSNAARDQQGGDAAVTPAQQRPSITPLRKKAGEKKHQIKSTPSPVKRARKGFAAATREPGGARELNRKLSYNDGAGRATPVTLPPPAFRDGQATVVYVCKI, from the exons ATGCGGTGTATTTGCTGCGTCCGATCCCGCGCGCAGCTTCACCAACAGCCAGATCTGAGACCTCTAGGCGCTGGCGGCGCCGCCCGCACCTTCCTCATTCGCTCCGGTAACCCGTTGGCGCTTCCCCCGCCTATCCCCGCGCGCCACCGCTGCTTCCTCCACCTTCTCTCCCCGCCGCCACCCCTTGAGCACACCGTtcctccgacgaacagcgcccgACAGCCGTTTGCAGCTCGGCGCCCACAAGGTGTTTGGCAAAACgcttgcaag GAAGAAgaaaccaagaagaagaagaagatgtctgGAAAAGGGAAGAGGCGAAGCGCCAGGTTGCTCAAGCTCGAGGAGCAGAAGAATGATGACAAGGACGGTGGCTGCATCCTAGATCCCTGGCACATCATCCGGAATAGCTTCTCCTGCGCCGCGCAAGGGAAGAGAAAAAGGAATGACGAAATCCAG GGAGAAGCTTCGTGTGGCCAAGAGATCGATGCGGCATATACTG ATAACATGTCAGGCAAGGGCGCGACGTCGGAGCAGATCATCGACTACATTCTCAACATGCTGGAGCT GAGAGACAGACTCGAGTTGTTTGCGATGCCGGATGACATCCAG gTGGGTGATTGCGCGGAACGGGTAGAGAGGCCTGGCGATTTTGCGACGTTAAGGCAGAAGAACACAGATGGCACGTACAAGACACTAGAGCAATTCGAG AAGGATGTGTACATTGTGTTCCAGAAGGCAATGTCCATAAACAGCCAGGACACCATACCTTACAAAGAG GCCGTGGCGTTGCTGGATCAAGCCAGGCAGGTTTTCCAGTCTCTGAAGAAGAACCGGATGTACTCCGAGTCGGACCTGCTGGCGTGGCGTCACAAGCAACTCGACGCCGGGCCCAGCAACGCAGCGAGAGATCAACAAGGCGGCGATGCTGCCGTTACACCTGCACAGCAGCGGCCCAGCATCACGCCGCTGAGGAAGAAGGCCGGCGAGAAGAAACACCAGATCAAAAGCACGCCATCGCCCGTAAAGAGAGCAAGAAAAG GATTCGCAGCAGCGACAAGGGAACCTGGTGGTGCCAGGGAGCTGAACAGGAAGCTCAGTTACAACGATGGCGCTGGTCGGGCAACGCCGGTGACGCTGCCGCCGCCTGCCTTCCGAGATGGGCAAGCTACCGTCGTTTATGTATGTAAAATATAA